In one Streptomyces marincola genomic region, the following are encoded:
- a CDS encoding NAD(P)-dependent oxidoreductase, giving the protein MTSAAVLGTGIMGAAMARNLCRAGIEVRVWNRTRAKAEPLEAAGARVADDPADAVRGADLVLTVLHDSAATLSAMSAAGPGLAAGTVWLQCTTAGIEGLPPLAGFAREHGLLFVDAPVLGTRAPAEAGQLTVLAAGPEAARGPAAPALDAVGARTVWVGEEPGAATRLKLVCNSWVLALTHGTAEALALAAGLGVDPQDFLDTIEGGPLDNGYLRAKSAAIRSGELDPSFSVDTAVKDARLIVAAGEAAGVRLDVAEAGAERLRRTSELGRGGQDMAASYWASFPPPAAG; this is encoded by the coding sequence ATGACTTCGGCAGCAGTGCTCGGAACCGGCATCATGGGCGCCGCGATGGCGCGCAACCTCTGCCGCGCCGGAATCGAGGTCCGCGTGTGGAACCGTACCCGGGCCAAGGCGGAGCCGCTTGAGGCGGCGGGCGCCCGCGTCGCCGACGACCCGGCCGACGCCGTGCGCGGCGCCGACCTCGTGCTCACCGTGCTCCACGACTCCGCGGCCACCCTCTCCGCCATGAGCGCCGCCGGGCCCGGCCTCGCGGCCGGCACCGTCTGGCTCCAGTGCACCACCGCGGGCATCGAGGGGCTGCCCCCGCTGGCCGGGTTCGCGCGGGAGCACGGCCTGCTGTTCGTCGACGCCCCCGTGCTCGGCACCCGCGCCCCCGCGGAGGCGGGGCAGCTGACGGTGCTCGCCGCGGGCCCAGAGGCGGCCAGGGGACCGGCCGCCCCGGCGCTGGACGCCGTGGGCGCGCGCACCGTGTGGGTCGGGGAGGAACCGGGCGCGGCCACCCGCCTGAAGCTGGTCTGCAACAGCTGGGTCCTGGCCCTCACCCACGGCACCGCCGAGGCCCTGGCCCTCGCGGCCGGGCTCGGCGTCGACCCGCAGGACTTCCTCGACACGATCGAGGGCGGCCCGCTGGACAACGGCTACCTGCGGGCCAAGTCGGCGGCCATCCGGTCGGGTGAACTCGACCCCAGCTTCTCGGTCGACACCGCGGTCAAGGACGCCCGCCTCATCGTCGCGGCGGGCGAGGCGGCGGGCGTCCGCCTCGACGTCGCGGAGGCCGGCGCTGAGCGGCTGCGGCGCACCTCGGAACTCGGCCGGGGCGGCCAGGACATGGCCGCCTCCTACTGGGCGAGCTTCCCGCCGCCCGCGGCCGGCTGA
- the chvE gene encoding multiple monosaccharide ABC transporter substrate-binding protein has product MPRASAAVRVTALAAALALSLAACGRDSRGGLYDGRDEDEEGGTIGISMPTRSSERWIADGENVVRLFEEAGYETDLQYGEDQIENQISQIENMIAQGVDLLVIAAIDGSSLGNALQQAEDAEIPVVSYDRLLLDHGHVDCYATFDNEQVGRLQGQYIVDALGLTEGGSDSFNIELFAGSADDNNTRYFFGGAMSVLQPFIDDGQLTVRSGQTELNEITTEKWSGAEAQDRMDDLLTTDYRTERVDAVLSPYDGISLGVLAAVESVGYGTEAQPLPVVTGQDAELASVQSIVAGEQTQTVYKDIRRLAEQAVAMSDALLSGEECEVNDTESYDNGVKVVPAYLLEPVSIDASNYQLLIDEGYYTEEQLG; this is encoded by the coding sequence ATGCCCCGTGCATCGGCCGCCGTCCGCGTGACAGCGCTGGCCGCCGCCCTCGCGCTGTCCCTGGCCGCCTGCGGCCGGGACAGCCGGGGCGGCCTGTACGACGGACGGGACGAGGACGAGGAGGGGGGCACCATCGGGATCTCGATGCCGACGCGTTCCTCGGAACGCTGGATAGCCGACGGCGAGAACGTCGTCCGGCTGTTCGAGGAGGCGGGGTACGAGACCGACCTCCAGTACGGCGAGGACCAGATCGAGAACCAGATCAGCCAGATCGAGAACATGATCGCCCAGGGCGTCGACCTGCTGGTGATCGCCGCGATCGACGGCTCCTCGCTCGGCAACGCCCTCCAGCAGGCCGAGGACGCGGAGATCCCCGTCGTCTCCTACGACCGGCTGCTGCTCGACCACGGCCACGTCGACTGCTACGCCACCTTCGACAACGAGCAGGTCGGCCGGCTCCAGGGGCAGTACATCGTGGACGCGCTCGGCCTGACCGAGGGCGGCTCCGACTCGTTCAACATCGAGTTGTTCGCCGGCTCGGCCGACGACAACAACACCCGGTACTTCTTCGGGGGCGCGATGAGCGTGCTCCAGCCGTTCATCGACGACGGGCAGCTGACCGTGCGCAGCGGCCAGACCGAGCTGAACGAGATCACCACGGAGAAGTGGAGCGGCGCCGAGGCGCAGGACCGCATGGACGACCTGCTGACGACCGATTACCGCACCGAGCGGGTCGACGCGGTCCTCTCGCCCTACGACGGGATCTCGCTGGGCGTGCTGGCCGCCGTGGAGAGCGTCGGCTACGGCACCGAGGCGCAGCCGCTGCCCGTGGTGACCGGGCAGGACGCCGAACTGGCCTCGGTCCAGTCGATCGTCGCGGGCGAGCAGACGCAGACGGTCTACAAGGACATCAGGCGACTGGCCGAGCAGGCCGTGGCGATGAGCGACGCGCTGCTGAGCGGCGAGGAGTGCGAGGTCAACGACACCGAGAGCTACGACAACGGGGTCAAGGTCGTGCCCGCCTACCTGCTCGAACCGGTCAGCATCGACGCGAGCAACTACCAACTGCTCATCGACGAGGGCTACTACACCGAGGAGCAGCTGGGCTGA
- a CDS encoding mandelate racemase/muconate lactonizing enzyme family protein, which yields MRITGISTHVVGTPWRNLTYVQVHTDEGLTGVGETRMLGHTDALIGYLREAEANHVAGSDPFAVEDLVRRMKYGDYGRAGEIVMSGIACVEMACWDIKGQALGVPVWQLLGGRANASDNRVKAYANGWYTVERTPEAFHEAARAVVERGYQALKLDPFGTGSFELDHAETVRSLSLVEAVRDAIGPERELLLEMHGRFSPATAIRLARELEPFQPAWLEEPVPPENLKALAKVAEKTTLPIATGERIHDRIEFRELFESQAVDIIQPDLGHTGGIGEMRKLAATAETHYVLVAPHNVGGSVLTAASLQLAGCTPNFKILEHFNDFADAEIKKVVKNAPEVVDGYFTLSEEPGLGVRLDVDAAAEFPQQQAHFDLWAEGWEKRDGKGGQ from the coding sequence GTGCGCATCACCGGAATCAGTACGCATGTCGTCGGAACGCCCTGGCGGAACCTCACCTACGTTCAGGTGCACACCGATGAGGGCCTGACCGGTGTCGGCGAGACCCGCATGCTCGGGCACACCGACGCGCTGATCGGCTACCTGCGGGAGGCGGAGGCCAACCACGTGGCGGGCTCCGACCCGTTCGCCGTCGAGGACCTGGTCCGCCGCATGAAGTACGGCGACTACGGGCGGGCCGGCGAGATCGTCATGTCGGGCATCGCCTGCGTCGAGATGGCCTGCTGGGACATCAAGGGCCAGGCGCTCGGCGTCCCGGTGTGGCAGCTGCTCGGCGGTCGCGCGAACGCCTCGGACAACCGGGTCAAGGCGTACGCGAACGGCTGGTACACCGTCGAGCGCACCCCCGAGGCGTTCCACGAGGCCGCGCGGGCCGTGGTCGAGCGCGGCTACCAGGCGCTCAAGCTCGACCCGTTCGGCACGGGCAGTTTCGAACTCGACCACGCCGAGACCGTGCGCTCCCTCTCCCTGGTCGAGGCGGTCAGGGACGCGATCGGGCCCGAGCGCGAGCTGCTGCTTGAGATGCACGGCCGGTTCTCGCCCGCGACGGCGATCCGGCTGGCCAGGGAACTGGAGCCGTTCCAGCCCGCGTGGCTTGAGGAGCCGGTGCCGCCGGAGAACCTGAAGGCCCTGGCCAAGGTGGCGGAGAAGACGACGCTCCCCATCGCGACCGGCGAACGCATCCACGACCGCATCGAGTTCCGCGAGCTGTTCGAGTCGCAGGCCGTCGACATCATCCAGCCCGACCTCGGCCACACGGGCGGCATCGGCGAGATGCGCAAGCTCGCCGCGACCGCGGAGACGCACTACGTGCTGGTCGCCCCGCACAACGTGGGCGGCTCCGTGCTGACCGCCGCCAGCCTCCAGCTCGCGGGCTGCACGCCCAACTTCAAGATCCTCGAACACTTCAACGACTTCGCCGACGCGGAGATCAAGAAGGTCGTCAAAAACGCGCCCGAGGTCGTCGACGGCTACTTCACGCTCTCCGAGGAACCGGGCCTCGGCGTGCGGCTGGACGTGGACGCGGCGGCCGAGTTCCCGCAGCAGCAGGCGCACTTCGACCTGTGGGCCGAGGGCTGGGAGAAGCGGGACGGGAAGGGCGGCCAGTGA
- a CDS encoding beta-ketoacyl-ACP synthase III: MTRISALGHHQPEHVMTNEDLTRLVDTSDEWIVRRTGIATRRIAREESVADLATAAAGKALAGAGLDPDAIGQVIVATCSAIDRVPSIAAQVAGRLGIPAAVAFDLNNGCAGFTTALATADHAVRAGAARHALVIGAEKMSDVTDWTDRSSCVLLGDGAGAAVVSADGDENGIGPVVWGSDPSRRDTVRMRDAWQPRFAQDGQSVFRWATTELAPYAREACRRAGIGTGDLAGIVTHQANLRIIEALVRQLDAPRAVVAQDVVESGNTSAASVPLALAKLVERRAVPAGAPVLLFAFGGGLSWAGQVVRCP; the protein is encoded by the coding sequence ATGACGCGCATCTCCGCACTCGGCCACCACCAGCCCGAGCATGTGATGACCAACGAGGACCTGACCCGGCTGGTGGACACCAGCGACGAGTGGATCGTCAGGCGCACCGGCATCGCCACGCGCCGCATCGCGCGAGAGGAGTCGGTCGCGGACCTGGCCACCGCCGCGGCGGGCAAGGCACTGGCCGGGGCGGGGCTCGACCCGGACGCCATCGGCCAGGTGATCGTGGCCACGTGCAGCGCGATCGACCGGGTGCCCTCCATCGCCGCGCAGGTCGCCGGCCGCCTCGGCATACCGGCGGCCGTCGCCTTCGACCTGAACAACGGCTGCGCCGGCTTCACCACGGCCCTGGCCACCGCCGACCACGCCGTGCGGGCCGGCGCCGCCCGGCACGCGCTGGTCATCGGCGCGGAGAAGATGTCGGACGTCACGGACTGGACCGACCGCAGCAGTTGCGTGCTGCTCGGCGACGGCGCGGGCGCGGCCGTGGTCAGCGCGGACGGCGACGAGAACGGCATCGGGCCGGTCGTGTGGGGCTCCGACCCGTCCAGGCGGGACACCGTGCGCATGCGGGACGCCTGGCAGCCGCGGTTCGCGCAGGACGGGCAGAGCGTGTTCCGCTGGGCCACCACGGAACTGGCCCCGTACGCCCGCGAGGCGTGCCGGCGGGCCGGGATCGGCACCGGCGACCTCGCCGGGATCGTCACCCACCAGGCGAACCTGCGCATCATCGAGGCCCTCGTCCGCCAGCTCGACGCGCCGCGGGCCGTCGTCGCGCAGGACGTGGTGGAGTCGGGGAACACCTCGGCGGCGTCCGTGCCGCTCGCCCTCGCCAAGCTCGTCGAACGCCGCGCCGTGCCCGCGGGCGCCCCCGTGCTCCTCTTCGCGTTCGGCGGCGGCCTCTCCTGGGCGGGGCAGGTCGTGCGCTGCCCGTGA
- the fabF gene encoding beta-ketoacyl-ACP synthase II gives MNATNRTVVVTGVGATTPLGGDSASTWEGLLAGRSGVRNLTEEWAADLPVRFAATAAVDPADVLPRPQARRLDRTAQFALLAAREAWADAGFTARAGEDDAADPDRVGAVIASGIGGVTTLLQQYDVLKERGARRVSPHTVPMLMPNSPSANVSLEFGARAGVHTPVSACASGAEAVGYAGEMIRTGRADVVVAGGTEGCIHPLPIAAFANMMAMSKDNEDPQRASRPYDTGRNGFVLGEGAGVVILESAEHAARRGARVYCELLGQGLSSDAHHIAQPEPTGRGIAAATQNLLDDTDLKPEQLAHLNAHATSTPLGDIAEIKALRHVLGEDLDHVAVSATKSMTGHLLGGAGGVETVATVLALHHRMAPATINVTELDPEVDADVVLGEPRQLPSGTIAAINNSFGFGGHNVVLAMRTV, from the coding sequence GTGAACGCGACCAATCGAACGGTGGTAGTCACCGGTGTCGGCGCAACCACACCGCTGGGTGGCGACAGCGCGTCCACCTGGGAGGGCCTGCTCGCGGGCCGCTCAGGCGTGCGGAACCTGACCGAGGAGTGGGCGGCGGACCTGCCGGTGCGCTTCGCCGCCACCGCCGCCGTCGACCCGGCCGATGTGCTGCCCCGGCCGCAGGCCCGCCGGCTGGACAGGACCGCCCAGTTCGCGCTGCTCGCGGCGCGCGAGGCGTGGGCCGACGCCGGGTTCACGGCGCGGGCCGGCGAGGACGACGCGGCCGACCCCGACCGGGTCGGGGCGGTCATCGCCTCCGGCATCGGCGGGGTCACGACGCTGCTCCAGCAGTACGACGTGCTCAAGGAGCGCGGCGCGCGCCGCGTCTCCCCGCACACGGTGCCGATGCTGATGCCGAACAGCCCCTCGGCGAACGTCAGCCTGGAGTTCGGCGCGCGGGCCGGCGTGCACACGCCCGTCAGCGCCTGCGCCTCGGGCGCCGAGGCCGTGGGCTACGCGGGCGAGATGATCCGCACGGGCCGGGCCGACGTGGTCGTCGCGGGCGGCACGGAGGGCTGCATCCACCCGCTGCCGATCGCGGCCTTCGCGAACATGATGGCGATGTCCAAGGACAACGAGGACCCGCAGCGCGCCTCCCGCCCCTACGACACCGGCCGCAACGGCTTCGTGCTCGGCGAGGGCGCCGGCGTGGTCATCCTGGAGTCCGCCGAGCACGCCGCGCGGCGCGGGGCCCGGGTGTACTGCGAGCTGCTCGGCCAGGGACTGTCGAGCGACGCGCACCACATCGCCCAGCCGGAGCCGACCGGCCGCGGCATCGCCGCCGCCACGCAGAACCTGCTGGACGACACCGACCTCAAGCCCGAGCAGCTCGCGCACCTGAACGCGCACGCCACGTCGACCCCGCTCGGCGACATCGCGGAGATCAAGGCGCTGCGCCACGTGCTGGGCGAGGACCTCGACCACGTGGCGGTCTCCGCCACCAAGTCGATGACCGGCCACCTGCTCGGCGGCGCGGGCGGCGTGGAGACGGTGGCCACGGTGCTCGCGCTGCACCACCGGATGGCGCCGGCCACGATCAACGTGACGGAACTCGACCCCGAGGTGGACGCCGACGTGGTGCTCGGCGAGCCGCGGCAGCTGCCGTCCGGCACGATCGCCGCGATCAACAACTCGTTCGGCTTCGGCGGGCACAACGTGGTGCTCGCGATGCGCACCGTCTGA
- a CDS encoding DUF3145 domain-containing protein gives MTTRGVLYVHSAPRALCPHIEWAVTGVLGARVGLDWTRQPAAPGTWRAELSWQGEPAAASKLASALRGWHLLRFEVTAEPTAATEGERYSCTPELGIYHAVTGLHGDIMIPEDRLRAAAARAAAGECDLQAEIARLLGKPWDDELEPFRYAGEGAPVRWLHQVV, from the coding sequence ATGACGACACGTGGCGTTCTGTATGTGCACTCGGCCCCGCGCGCCCTGTGCCCGCACATCGAGTGGGCCGTCACCGGGGTGCTCGGCGCCCGCGTCGGCCTGGACTGGACCAGACAGCCCGCCGCCCCCGGCACCTGGCGGGCCGAGCTGTCCTGGCAGGGCGAGCCGGCCGCCGCCTCCAAGCTCGCCTCCGCGCTGCGCGGCTGGCACCTGCTGCGCTTCGAGGTCACCGCCGAGCCGACGGCGGCCACCGAGGGCGAGCGCTACAGCTGCACCCCCGAGTTGGGCATCTACCACGCCGTGACCGGCCTGCACGGGGACATCATGATCCCTGAGGACCGGCTGCGCGCCGCCGCCGCCAGGGCCGCGGCAGGCGAGTGCGACCTCCAGGCGGAGATCGCCCGGCTGCTCGGCAAGCCGTGGGACGACGAGCTGGAGCCGTTCAGGTACGCGGGCGAGGGCGCTCCCGTCCGATGGCTGCACCAGGTCGTCTGA
- a CDS encoding TetR/AcrR family transcriptional regulator: protein MSPRHSAAEAARTRERIIERGLALASVDGLEGLTIGRLAADLGLSKSGVLGHFGTKQALQLAALERAAVVFNAEVWRPAAGAPPGLPRLRALCAAWISYLTRGVFPGGCPFVSATFEQDGRGGPVRVLLRRQFRAWRGRVCAEVRTAVRAGDLPPGTDPAQLVFELYGVMMSLNHAIQLHGDPAAARHAGAAVERLLSPMPQPAAGGGKLAQ from the coding sequence ATGAGTCCCCGCCACTCCGCGGCCGAGGCGGCCCGCACCCGCGAGCGCATCATCGAGCGCGGTCTGGCCCTGGCCTCGGTCGACGGCCTCGAAGGGCTCACGATCGGCCGCCTCGCGGCGGATCTCGGCCTCAGCAAGTCGGGCGTGCTCGGCCACTTCGGCACCAAGCAGGCGCTGCAACTGGCCGCGCTCGAACGGGCCGCCGTGGTCTTCAACGCCGAGGTGTGGCGGCCGGCCGCGGGCGCGCCGCCCGGGCTGCCGCGGCTGCGGGCGCTGTGCGCGGCGTGGATCTCGTACCTGACGCGCGGGGTGTTCCCCGGCGGGTGCCCGTTCGTCAGCGCCACGTTCGAGCAGGACGGCAGGGGCGGGCCGGTGCGCGTGCTGCTGCGGCGGCAGTTCCGGGCGTGGCGGGGCCGGGTCTGCGCCGAGGTGCGGACGGCGGTGCGGGCCGGCGACCTGCCGCCGGGCACGGACCCGGCGCAACTGGTCTTCGAGCTGTACGGGGTGATGATGAGCCTGAACCACGCGATCCAGTTGCACGGCGACCCGGCCGCGGCCCGCCACGCGGGCGCCGCCGTGGAGCGGCTGCTCTCCCCGATGCCTCAGCCGGCCGCGGGCGGCGGGAAGCTCGCCCAGTAG
- a CDS encoding GDSL-type esterase/lipase family protein, which produces MPPRRRPIALSALAALVLTACTGQGTDDDPGGRDREAGERSTPAGTEWDTGPESVAAIGDSITRAFDACAPLADCPEASWATGTDTGVTSLARQLIGNDPSLAERTWNLAESGARAADLPEQARRAAAHEPGLLTVLIGGNDACAPDAAAMTPVADFRAHVTETVDIVRTQSPDTQVYVASVPDLMRLWSQGSESLLARSVWRMADICPSILADAQDTSAAAQERRASVRARVREYNEVLAEVCAADALCRYDGGAVFDYDFTAGHLSDWDWFHPSREGQSVLAALAYEQVTAEG; this is translated from the coding sequence ATGCCGCCTCGCCGCCGGCCCATCGCCCTGTCCGCGCTCGCCGCCCTCGTGCTCACGGCCTGCACCGGGCAGGGAACGGACGACGACCCGGGCGGCCGGGACCGGGAGGCGGGCGAGCGGAGCACGCCGGCCGGCACGGAGTGGGACACCGGGCCCGAGTCGGTGGCCGCCATCGGCGACTCCATCACCCGCGCCTTCGACGCCTGCGCCCCGCTCGCGGACTGCCCCGAGGCGTCCTGGGCGACGGGGACCGACACGGGGGTGACCAGCCTGGCGCGGCAGTTGATCGGGAACGACCCGTCCCTGGCCGAACGCACGTGGAACCTGGCCGAGTCCGGCGCGCGGGCCGCCGACCTGCCGGAGCAGGCGCGGCGGGCCGCGGCCCACGAGCCCGGGCTGCTGACCGTGCTGATCGGCGGGAACGACGCGTGCGCGCCGGACGCGGCGGCGATGACACCGGTCGCGGATTTCCGCGCGCACGTCACCGAGACGGTGGACATCGTCCGCACCCAGTCGCCGGACACCCAGGTGTACGTCGCCAGCGTGCCCGACCTGATGCGGCTGTGGTCGCAGGGGTCGGAGTCGCTGCTCGCGCGCTCGGTGTGGCGGATGGCCGACATCTGCCCCTCGATCCTGGCGGACGCGCAGGACACGTCGGCCGCCGCCCAGGAGCGGCGCGCGTCGGTGCGGGCCCGGGTGCGGGAGTACAACGAGGTGCTGGCCGAGGTGTGCGCGGCGGACGCGCTGTGCCGGTACGACGGTGGCGCGGTCTTCGACTACGACTTCACCGCGGGCCACCTGAGCGACTGGGACTGGTTCCACCCGAGCCGGGAGGGGCAGTCGGTGCTCGCGGCGCTGGCCTACGAGCAGGTCACGGCGGAGGGGTGA
- a CDS encoding zinc-dependent alcohol dehydrogenase: MTEARSVLVEAPGRHRLVAAAAPPEPGPGEVRVAVHAAGVCASDREVYEGTRAEGYVRYPVVPGHEWSGTVAAVGPGTDPALVGRKTTGEGFRACGTCDRCRTGETSLCTAGYEETGFTRPGAFADHLVLPARLLHLLPDDADLTAAALLEPAAVVAAAVLRAAPRAAERVAVVGAGTLGLLAVQLLAAASPAELTAVDPRKRPGEQARAFGAHRAVTPEEAAGLHGRFDLVVETAGAPGTARDACLLARRGGRVVLTGLPAPGAHGIDPVHLAVSQLTVAGVFGAPPAAWAHATRAFAAGLLRPAALITHQLPLESFGVAVELVGSGDPEVGKVLLKP; this comes from the coding sequence GTGACCGAGGCGCGCAGCGTCCTCGTCGAGGCGCCGGGGCGGCACCGGCTGGTGGCCGCCGCCGCGCCGCCCGAGCCGGGTCCTGGCGAGGTGCGGGTCGCGGTGCACGCGGCCGGCGTCTGCGCGAGCGACCGCGAGGTGTACGAGGGCACCAGGGCCGAGGGCTACGTGCGCTACCCCGTGGTGCCAGGGCACGAGTGGTCGGGCACCGTGGCCGCGGTCGGTCCTGGCACCGACCCGGCGCTCGTGGGCCGCAAGACCACCGGCGAGGGCTTCCGGGCCTGCGGCACCTGCGACCGCTGCCGGACCGGCGAGACCAGCCTGTGCACCGCGGGCTACGAGGAGACCGGGTTCACCCGGCCGGGCGCGTTCGCCGACCACCTCGTGCTGCCCGCGCGGCTGCTGCACCTGCTGCCCGACGACGCCGACCTGACCGCCGCCGCGCTGCTCGAACCCGCGGCCGTCGTCGCCGCCGCCGTGCTGCGCGCCGCCCCCAGGGCGGCGGAGCGGGTGGCCGTGGTGGGCGCGGGCACGCTCGGGCTGCTCGCGGTGCAACTGCTCGCCGCCGCCTCGCCCGCCGAGCTGACGGCCGTCGACCCGAGGAAGCGGCCGGGCGAGCAGGCGCGGGCGTTCGGCGCGCACCGCGCCGTCACTCCCGAGGAGGCGGCCGGGCTGCACGGCCGGTTCGACCTGGTGGTGGAGACCGCGGGAGCGCCGGGCACCGCGCGCGACGCCTGCCTCCTCGCCCGCAGGGGCGGCCGGGTGGTGCTGACCGGCCTGCCCGCCCCCGGCGCGCACGGCATCGACCCGGTGCACCTGGCGGTGAGCCAGCTCACCGTGGCCGGCGTCTTCGGCGCGCCGCCCGCCGCCTGGGCCCACGCCACCCGCGCCTTCGCCGCCGGCCTGCTGCGGCCCGCCGCGTTGATCACTCATCAACTCCCGCTCGAATCCTTCGGGGTTGCTGTCGAACTCGTCGGTAGTGGCGACCCGGAAGTGGGCAAGGTACTGCTGAAGCCATAG
- a CDS encoding ATP-binding cassette domain-containing protein, with protein sequence MEQHVLEMRGIGKSFPGVRALDGVSMSVRPGEVHAVCGENGAGKSTLMKILSGVHPHGSYEGEILFEGRPCAFKDIRASEERGIVIIHQELALVPHLSVAENVFLGNERAGRAGIISWSDTMRRTEELMRRVGLADEHPGTAVAGLGVGKQQLVEIAKALAKRVKLLILDEPTAALNDEDSRKLLDLVDGLRGQGIACILISHKLNEVRRIADSVTILRDGRTVETLPVRPAPGAPPDIPEDRIIRGMVGRELTQFYPRRTPYTGERAGQVAMAVRDWTVRHPLDQQRRVVDSVSFEVRHGEILGIAGLMGAGRTELAMSVFGRSWGRYERGTVRVHDREVSTRTVPDAIAAGIAYVTEDRKTYGLNLIDTIARNVSLAGLPRLARRGVIDRHTETRVAERFRASMNIKAPTVFEQVGRLSGGNQQKVVLSNWINTEPDVLILDEPTRGIDVGAKSEIYTVIDRLTAEGRAIVLISSELSELLGVCDRIATMAAGRLTGVQSRAEATQESLMRLMTRTENGSSTDAATDARRDEEG encoded by the coding sequence ATGGAACAGCACGTGCTGGAGATGCGCGGCATCGGCAAGTCCTTCCCCGGTGTGCGGGCCCTCGACGGGGTCAGCATGTCGGTGCGGCCTGGCGAGGTGCACGCCGTCTGCGGCGAGAACGGCGCGGGCAAGTCCACGCTGATGAAGATCCTCAGCGGGGTGCATCCGCACGGCAGCTACGAGGGGGAGATCCTCTTCGAGGGCAGGCCCTGCGCGTTCAAGGACATCCGCGCCAGCGAGGAGCGCGGCATCGTCATCATCCACCAGGAACTGGCCCTCGTCCCCCACCTGTCGGTGGCGGAGAACGTCTTCCTCGGCAACGAACGCGCCGGCCGGGCCGGCATCATCTCCTGGTCCGACACGATGCGCCGCACCGAGGAGCTGATGCGGCGCGTCGGCCTGGCGGACGAGCACCCGGGGACGGCCGTCGCCGGTCTCGGCGTGGGCAAGCAGCAGCTCGTGGAGATCGCGAAGGCGCTCGCCAAGCGCGTCAAACTGCTGATCCTCGACGAGCCGACCGCGGCGCTCAACGACGAGGACAGCCGCAAACTGCTCGACCTCGTCGACGGACTGCGCGGCCAGGGCATCGCCTGCATCCTGATCTCGCACAAGCTGAACGAGGTGCGGCGGATCGCCGACTCGGTGACCATCCTGCGGGACGGGCGGACGGTGGAGACCCTGCCGGTGCGCCCGGCGCCCGGCGCGCCGCCCGACATCCCCGAGGACCGCATCATCCGCGGCATGGTCGGCCGGGAGCTGACCCAGTTCTACCCCAGGCGCACCCCCTACACCGGGGAGCGGGCCGGGCAGGTCGCGATGGCGGTGCGGGACTGGACGGTGCGGCACCCCCTGGACCAGCAGCGGCGCGTGGTCGACTCCGTGTCGTTCGAGGTGCGGCACGGGGAGATCCTGGGCATCGCGGGGCTGATGGGCGCGGGCCGCACCGAGTTGGCCATGAGCGTGTTCGGCCGCTCCTGGGGGCGTTACGAACGCGGCACTGTCCGCGTCCACGACCGCGAGGTGTCCACCAGGACCGTGCCCGACGCCATCGCCGCCGGCATCGCGTACGTCACGGAGGACCGCAAGACGTACGGGCTGAACCTCATCGACACCATCGCCCGCAACGTCTCGCTGGCCGGGCTGCCGCGGCTGGCCAGGCGCGGCGTGATCGACCGGCACACGGAGACGCGGGTCGCCGAACGGTTCCGCGCGTCGATGAACATCAAGGCACCCACGGTGTTCGAGCAGGTGGGGCGGCTGTCCGGCGGCAACCAGCAGAAGGTCGTCCTCAGCAACTGGATCAACACCGAGCCCGACGTCCTCATCCTCGACGAGCCGACCCGCGGGATCGACGTGGGCGCGAAGTCCGAGATCTACACCGTCATCGACCGCCTGACCGCCGAGGGCAGGGCCATCGTCCTCATCTCCTCCGAGCTGTCGGAACTCCTGGGCGTGTGCGACCGGATCGCCACCATGGCCGCCGGCCGCCTGACCGGGGTGCAGAGCCGCGCGGAGGCCACGCAGGAGTCGCTGATGCGGCTGATGACACGCACGGAGAACGGGTCGTCCACGGACGCCGCCACGGATGCACGACGCGACGAGGAGGGGTGA